gccagcatgccattagctttcttcactgcatGCTGtccctgcatgcttgctttcattgactgatgtacaagaacacctagatctcgttgtgcttcccctttacctaatttgactccattgagatagtaatctgacATCCTGTTcgtgccaaagtgtataaccacacatctatccacattaaactgcacctgccatgcatccatccactcacctagcctgtccaagtcaccctgtattctcataacatcctcctcacatttcacacggccacccaactttgtgtcatcagcaaatttgctaatattacttttaatgccttcgtctatatcattaatatatatcgtaaacagctgcggtcccagcaccgaaccttgtggtaccccactggttactgcctgccattctgaaagggacccgtttatcactactcttggcttcctgtcagccagccaattttcagtccaggCAAGTTTTTTGTCCCCAATACCAcatgccctaattttgttcaccaatctcctacgtgggactttatcaaaggctttctgaaagtccaggtatactatatctactggctctcccttgtccatcttcatagatacatcctcaaaaaattccagattagtcaagcacaatttctccttcgtaaatccatgctgactctgacctatcctgttactgctattcaaatgagtcgtaatttcatcttttataattgacccCAGCaatttcccaccactgacgtcaggctaaccggtctataattccattttctctctccctcctgtcttgaggaagtgggacaacattaaccaccctccaatTCGCAGGAAGTGATCCtaaatctatagaaccttggaaagtGATTACCAAATATATCCACGatttctacagccacctccttaagtaccctgggatgcagagcGTCAGGTTCTGGGGAACTTATCaaccttcagacctaacagtctatccaacacaaTTTCCTATCTAATATAAATACcctcagttcatccattaccctaggtccttcagccactattacttCTGGGAGATGGGATCtatcttccctagtgaagacagatccaaagtacctattcaactcttctgccatttccttgctccccataataaattcacccgtttgtcttcaagggcccaattttagtcttaactatttcttttttttttccacatACCTAGAAAAGCTTTTACTAccttcctttatatttttggccagttttccttcgtacctcattttttcctctgcctattgcctttttagttatcttgcgttgctctttaaaagcttcccagacctccggcttcctgctcatctttgctatgttatacttctcttatttttatacagtccttaacttccatCGTCAGCCtcggctgcccctgcctccccttacgatctttcttcctctttggaatgaactggtcctgcaccttctgcattatatccagaaatacccaccattgttgttccactgccatccccgATAGGGTATTGCACCATTGAACtatggccagctcctccctcatagctccatagttccctttgttcaactgcaatactgacacttccgattctcccttctccctctcaaactgcagattaaaacttatcatattatggtcactacctcctaatggctcctttacttcgaggtccctgattaaatccggttcgttgcacaacacaagatccagaattgcctcctccctgctaggctccagtacaagctgttctaagaattctaagaatccatctcggaggcactccacaaactccctttcttgagATCCGGTACtgtcctgattctcccagtctacttGCATGTAGAAATCTCCCGTAACAACTCATGTAGCATGGAACAGTCCATTGGATCCAATCAGGTTTAATGCTGAAAAAATGCTGCATTCAGGAACCCTCCTAATCTGCTTTCTCTACATTGAGGACCGTGAAATTCTGTTCCCTGCTTCTTGGAAGTATTACACTGTACATTCCTTTCACTTTCTGTGGTAGCCATTTCACCCCATATTCTCATCACTCTTTTGATAAAGACTTTGCCAAATTCCTAATCAGAGTTTTCCTGACTATGTTAAAATATCGAGTTAAGCTATTGCCCACAAGAGGAAATTTCCTTTATCGCATTTCCATCAAAAAAAGATTCCAAAGTATCAGCTTTATACTAGGTTCCCTGCTAGTTTTCTCCTTTCAGGCCCAGCTAATCCTGACACAGTGAACAATCGATTTCCTGCTCCATGTGCTCCACTTTCATTGAGGGAAGTCCGCACAACAAGCAAGACAGTTTCAGGAGCACACATGCAAAGTAAACACTCACCACAACATCATCAGTCACTTTCATAGAGAGAAAGCCAGCACAGTGCCGATACTTAATAACCACACGAACCTGCAACACAAAGGGCACAGTAAACTGCCAGTCCAGGACAGGCAGGAGGTATTGGGAGTTTGTGGAGACATGGGAAGCAGAGGACCATCAGGAGGGCAGATATTGGAAAAGGAGGATGTCCGGGAAACTTTCTGGATGGATActatgggtgggggtgggggtgggggtggggggcccGCGCagagggagagcgggggggggggccGCGCagagggagagcgggggggggggccGCGCagagggagagcggggggggggggccgcgcagagggagagcgggggggggggccGCGCagagggagagcgggggggggggggccgcgcagagggagagcggggggggggggccgcgcagagggagagcggggggggggccGCGCagagggagagcgggggggggggggccgcgcagagggagagcggggggggggggccgcgcagagggagagcgggggggggggggccacGCAGAGGGAGGGGGCCGCGCagagggagagcggggggggggcgcgcagagggagagcggggggggggcgcgcagagggagagcggggggggggccGCGCAGAGGGAGAGGTGACGGggggggacagagggggaggtgacggggggggacagagggggaggtgacggggggggggacagagggggaggtgacggggggggggacagagggggaggtgacggggggggggacagagggggaggtgacgggggggggacagagggggaggtgacgggggggggggacagagggggaggtgacgggggggggggacagagggggaggtgacggggggggggacagagggggaggtgacgggggggggggacagagggggaggtgacgggggggggggacagagggggaggtgacggggggggggggacagagggggaggtgacggggggggggggggggacagaggTGAGAGCGTGAGAGTAACCGCCCCCCCGCGCGGTACCTTCATGGGCTCGGTCAGGCACAGCTTCTCGGCCGCCTTCACAAACTCCTCCCAGCTGTGGATGTAGGTCATGGCTCCCGGGCTCGCTCGCACCGTTTCGCTGAACCAACCTCCACCCGGCCACCACGAACCAATCACACATCCCCTTATTCCGGGCCCAGCCAGACAGCCAATCGCAAGCGGAAATGTTCCGCAGTTGGCCCGCCAGCGCGCACCAATCCCAAGTGCGATCCCCGAGGGTAACCTCCTATCAGCGAACAGATTACTGAGAGCTGGCCCGGCAAAGTCAGCCAATAAGTGGACAGAGAAATGCGCATCGAGCCTGTGCTGGCCAATCAGAAATACTTTACCCAGGACACCTTTAGGCTGGATGATGTTTGTGGGGCCAAggggaccattcagcccctttaatTGTATATgtagatgagaaggaatttcttttctctgatgGTTGAGTGTTTTAGGAACTCCTGACCACAgaaagtccttgtgtatatttacggctgagatagatagatcctTGGTCAGTCAGAGAATGAAGCATTATGggaaaaaggtaggaaagtggggAATAcctggtcagccatgatcctactgaatggcagttGAGGGACAAAATTTGTGTTTCTGTTTAGTGTGGTCTTGTGGTCCTAACAGTCAACTCATCACGACTGCCCTGGTGAAAGGGAATATTACATATTGCCACTTGCATATTTGTCCTTTTCAGACATTTGGAAAACATAGTAGAATTTACAGTACACATGGATGACACATCCTGCCAACAAACAAGCCACCTGACAGTTTTCCCAGCTCTGACTGGACACTGATATTTGAAGTTCCTGGGATTTTGTTCGGAGGAATGCATTTGTAAGGACAGGGTACACTTGTAACTTGCCCAAGTCATGTGACCTCTGCTGTAAGTTTCACTTTGGATTGAATAGCCACTAAACGCACAGCATTCAACATTTGTCGGAGCTGTACAGCTGAAATtataacctcactgcgaagccccttccagggatgcctaacctgaagaagttaccctcctccttccggaccaacctcagggaatgtctctcccactgcaactctcttgtaatctcttcagccttgaaactgctcgaccatgtcctgaagctgacctatctcctccccacctccccacctatactctccactaatcttttctgtccatcttcggtctgccttccccctctctccctattgattccagttccctctccccatccccctctctgatgaagggtctaggcctgaaatgtcagcttttgtgctcctaagatgctgcttggcctgctgtgttcatccagctccacactttgttatcttggattctccagcatctgcagttcccattatcacaaactaTCCAAATCCATTTCCCAGCACCTGGCCTGTAGCCTTATATGCAAAGTTTCTTCCTGTTGACCGTTTCCTTACCCATCACAATTTTTTAAACGATTTATTTATTATTCTGTGAAAGATTTATTTATATGTTGTCACTtaaattttacagtgaataatactgttgagatacagtgaaaagctttaacaGTTAACACAATCTAGTGCCATTTTGAatggtttaagaataaaaaggatgAAAGATATAACTGAAAGACAGCCCTGAGCTGCTACCTCACCTCCACCGTCTTGCTGCCGCCTGCACCAGATCCACCAATGCAGGAGTCGCCACTCTTTAGGTATCATCtcttcactgctgggcccacctcGCCACCGCCGATGGCGATTCCCATGCTGAACACACACTTGCCCCAAAACCATCCCTCTCTGGGCCTGCtgcaaccaggagtccctggctccacTGCCAGAATGGGCTGCTGCTGCCGTGTTGCCAAGAGTCCTGCTCTGGCCGCCCTCCTCCAAAATGTCACCTTGCCGGCACTGCCACCTTGAAAAGTccaccacagctgctgccagcTCTGAGTACCAAGAGGACACCCCTGCTGCAGCCACTATCTTCACATCCACGGCCAACCACTGGAAGGAGATGCCGTTCCATGAGCAGCCTGCTGTAACTGCCACGCTGATTTCACCAACTAACCAGGCACAAAGCAAagcaaaaaggaagaaaaaagtgaaagcaaagaacagaagtaaaaagaaaaataaagaaagcaagCGTGCGGGACAGGATGAGCCCAGGGCAGGAGCCTGCAAACAGCCCtgctactccactgccatcttgagTCTGCCATTTTCTCAAAACTCACTCGCACCTTGAGTCTCTCACATCACATCAGTTTTACTCATTTCAATAATgttccctctcaatctcctctgccccgagaaaaacaaccccagtctgtccaatctctctttgttACTGTAACTCTGCACGCACAGGCAGCTGTCCATTTCAACTTCTCCAGTGCGGTCACATCCCTCCgataatgtggatttcacaactgcacaaaatactccagctgtggcctaaccaacaacattttatacaattccagcatAATCTCCCAGCTGTTAAACTCTGTGCCTTGACTAATAGAAGCAGGCATACCATATGCTTTcctaaccactttatccactggTCCTGATACCTTGAGGTACCAGCGTACATGCGCGTCAATGTGCCTCTGATCCTCGCTGCTTCCCAGGATCTTATTGCTCAATATGTATTCCCTtgcttttcctgccaaagtgcattaccACACATACCTTGAGATTTGGAAATAAAAGGCCATATAGATcgtgttggagataatgggaactgcagatgctggagaattccaagataataaaatgtgaggctggatgaacacagcaggccaagcagcatctcaggagcacaaaagctgacgtttcgggcctagacccttcatcagagaggagctctctgatgaagggtctaggcccgaaacgtcagcttttgtgctcctgagatgctgcttggcctgctgtgttcatccagcctcacattttattatcttagatcgTGTTGGAACTTGTTTCAGTCTCAATGGAAAATTATGAAAATTACAGAATTGAACAAGAATTCTGAGTAGATATGAATTGCAATTCGGTTACCAGTACTGGGTCATAACCGCTACAAGCTGTATTGGAGCTCAGACCTCATTGAGGAGTGGAAAAGCCTGATTGGATAAATATTATAGGCCCTGAAGACACATTTCGAATCTTCTGCTAATGTTACTCCTTTGTGGGATATGTTCAACATCAAAGTTCAGAGGAGAGATCAACTGGTACGTGACTGCACTGATACATCCTGAGAGTTTGGGCAGCTGAAGGAATATTTGCACTGGGGTCAGCAGGTCAGATCAGAGTGCAGCTTGAAAATGTTGGAGGGGCCATCACACAAAAGAAAAGGACCCGTGTTGCAGCGTAGGGGGTGGGGAAGCACTGCTCTGACTGAATCACTTTGCAAACAGTGGTTAGTTAGAAAGATGTGAAGCACGCCTATGAGAATGGTTGCTGGAGAAATGTGAGATGCGGATTTTAATAAAGCACTCTGCACCATATTGTAGCTTGGTATCGTCAAGTCTAAATGTGAGAAATGATTTGTGACTGTCAGAATGATGACTGCAGAATCACATCAAGTGACTGAAGTGCTCGACAGACACAGGTGCTTCACAGACCTATGGAAAATGGCTCAAGGTGCTGCCCTGAAAAAGAAGCTCTCAAAGGTGGAATTGAGAGTGTATGATGGAATGATCCTCATCCCACAATTGAAGTGAGATTCAGAGAAGAACAAAGCACAGTTCCAGAAGGTAGGTGTGAAGTAAACTTCGGTTACCTTGGTAGAAGCAAGTGTAAAGGTTAGATTGGTAACTCTGTCTGTGCCGGAGTAGATCTGAGGCATCTTGCAGGCTCCTAAACCATTGACTCCCGAGCTGGAAAAGAACGGAGTAATCAAGAAATTGACAGTCCTACAGATTGGATTATATATATTGGATTTTTAGGGATAAAAACTGACAAAAACTGGGAATCTAAAAGGATGGCATTTAGACTCAGTCTTCCTGACATGTTTGGACAGAATATTCCTGGGACATTTGGAAACGGTCTTCCTGAGACGTGGATGCTTTTTCCCCAGGATTTTTGAATTCTTTTATTCCAGCCCTTTTTGTATGCCTTTTTTCCCTGGGATGTTTAGACACTGCTTTCCCAATATTGTGTGGTACTATATTTTCTCTGGCTTGTTGAGGCACTGTGAATATATTTTCTCCATTCAGCGCCAGGACTACCAATCACGGGATTCATTGTGATGACGTCTGAACTGTAGCTGGGACAAACATGACGATGTTGCTGACAGAAAGCCCCTGGTCTGGTTCGTATCTGATATTGGTTTGTTATTGCAATTCAAATTGAAATGAGACACAGCGTGGTAAAAAGTTTCTAATTTTGTCTGTAAACTTTGAAGAGCTAGAGGTGTTGTTAGCATATGCAGGAAATCTCATGATAATGTTTCTTTCTAATCACTGGACTTTGGATTTTGTGGC
Above is a window of Stegostoma tigrinum isolate sSteTig4 chromosome 4, sSteTig4.hap1, whole genome shotgun sequence DNA encoding:
- the srp9 gene encoding signal recognition particle 9 kDa protein → MTYIHSWEEFVKAAEKLCLTEPMKVRVVIKYRHCAGFLSMKVTDDVVCLQYKTDQAQDVKKFEKFQNQLMRLMVSRESRSNLMEMD